Proteins from a single region of Bremerella sp. JC817:
- a CDS encoding HlyD family efflux transporter periplasmic adaptor subunit yields the protein MFKFATLSIASLLLITGQVSAQTPANRPMSEVVVEHCLVSLIDEVNVPAQETGVLIDIPVERGDYVTKGFEIAQIDDAIPVKQREIAKLKWDKATEQATNEVDIKYAAKAAEVSRAEFEQLEAANKGVKGAIAEITIRKAKLQWEKAILQAEQADMNYKVAGMTAGEAQAEMEAAQMVIDKCKVTSPIDGVVVQKYRHAGEWVRPGDPLMRVVGLKRLKVDGSLDSDKFVPGMVIGKPVTVEASTPGGMVTFEGTVVFASPEIDATGHFDFTAEVQNRPSSTSWMLFPGDVATVTVHLDRPSTISALFDAERK from the coding sequence ATGTTCAAGTTCGCAACCCTTTCGATCGCCAGCCTGCTGCTGATCACCGGACAAGTATCCGCTCAGACGCCGGCCAATAGGCCCATGTCGGAAGTGGTCGTCGAGCATTGTCTCGTTTCGTTGATCGACGAAGTCAACGTTCCGGCTCAAGAGACCGGCGTGCTGATCGACATCCCGGTGGAACGTGGGGACTATGTCACCAAGGGTTTTGAAATCGCCCAGATCGACGATGCCATTCCGGTCAAACAGCGCGAGATCGCCAAGCTGAAATGGGACAAGGCCACCGAACAAGCAACGAACGAAGTTGACATCAAGTACGCTGCGAAAGCGGCTGAAGTTTCGAGGGCTGAATTTGAACAATTGGAAGCCGCCAATAAGGGTGTGAAAGGCGCGATCGCCGAGATCACCATTCGAAAGGCGAAGCTGCAGTGGGAGAAAGCGATCCTGCAAGCGGAACAGGCCGACATGAACTACAAAGTCGCCGGCATGACCGCTGGCGAAGCTCAGGCCGAAATGGAAGCTGCCCAAATGGTCATCGACAAGTGCAAAGTGACGTCGCCCATCGATGGCGTTGTTGTGCAGAAGTATCGCCATGCTGGCGAATGGGTTCGCCCTGGCGATCCGCTGATGCGAGTGGTTGGCCTGAAGCGATTGAAGGTCGATGGTTCGCTCGATTCCGACAAGTTCGTCCCTGGCATGGTGATCGGCAAGCCCGTGACGGTTGAAGCTTCGACCCCTGGCGGGATGGTCACGTTCGAGGGAACGGTGGTCTTCGCCAGCCCAGAAATCGACGCGACCGGTCACTTCGACTTCACCGCCGAAGTTCAGAACCGTCCTTCGTCGACCTCGTGGATGTTGTTCCCAGGGGATGTGGCCACGGTGACGGTGCACCTCGATCGTCCGTCGACCATCAGCGCCTTGTTCGACGCCGAACGCAAGTAA
- a CDS encoding HlyD family efflux transporter periplasmic adaptor subunit, producing the protein MSTEPSSVNPETLESTKKQIRGLIQEIAQLSKRDVPPEQYFKDVLPKVVSALAAVGGAAWIYDDQRRPQLIYQINLSRGLVDPNGEEGVRHLRLIDSMFKGAEAQLLAPQSGGAEEGSAGNPTNQLLVIAPIQVENKVEGVIEIFQRPNSAPNSQRGYLRFLEQMCGLATDWFKTRKLADFNDRQSLWSKIEQFSRAVHENLDLRQTAYTIANEGRRLIGCDRVSVVLRRGSWKVEAVSGQDVFDARSSQVQLLGKLASRVIETGEPFWFNGQTEDLSPQLETAVHNYVDESHTKTIAVIPLRRPEHATDNLKREDEELERQFQGEILGALVVEQIEDSSQQEEFSKGVELISEHSSRALANAIDYNSIPLTPVWRLLGRSKVLVTARNLPKTVLVIAAIAAVIAALFLIPAPFKVSGAATLTPVVQRDVFVNVEGEVIEVPVDHGDHVAQGQLVARLRNTELERQYKQLIGDREKTASTLQALEFRKRRPETMRNAADATQLTIDLGQARQKYDNLNDQVLLLEEKMKRLEVLSPIEGEVVTWDVRDNLMQRPVQPGQVMMTVIDPTQEWILEIRMPEKRIQHIQYALEHQPDSEQLEVTYIMASDPGRQLTGHVTEIQRLAQPDQAEGQIVKLKVAIDKQDIHHLRAGATATAKVHCGTAPLGYTWFHELFEFVESRVLF; encoded by the coding sequence ATGTCCACTGAGCCCTCTTCCGTGAATCCCGAGACCCTCGAAAGCACCAAGAAGCAGATTCGAGGTCTGATTCAGGAGATTGCGCAGCTTTCCAAACGAGACGTTCCCCCCGAGCAGTACTTCAAAGATGTATTGCCGAAGGTGGTGTCGGCCTTGGCTGCCGTTGGTGGTGCTGCTTGGATTTACGACGATCAGCGTCGTCCACAACTGATCTACCAAATTAATCTCAGCCGGGGACTCGTCGATCCGAATGGTGAAGAAGGTGTTCGGCACCTTCGTCTGATCGATTCGATGTTCAAAGGTGCCGAAGCCCAGTTGCTGGCACCTCAGTCGGGCGGCGCCGAAGAAGGCTCGGCCGGTAACCCGACCAATCAACTGCTGGTGATTGCTCCGATCCAGGTCGAAAACAAAGTCGAAGGGGTGATCGAAATCTTTCAACGCCCTAACTCGGCACCCAATAGCCAGCGGGGCTATCTCCGTTTTCTCGAACAGATGTGCGGGCTGGCGACCGACTGGTTCAAGACCCGCAAGCTGGCCGACTTCAACGATCGTCAATCGTTGTGGTCGAAGATCGAACAATTCAGCCGAGCCGTTCACGAAAACCTCGATCTTCGTCAGACGGCTTACACCATCGCCAACGAAGGGCGTCGCCTGATTGGTTGCGACCGTGTTTCGGTGGTGCTGCGTCGCGGAAGCTGGAAGGTCGAAGCGGTCAGCGGTCAGGACGTGTTCGATGCTCGATCCAGCCAGGTACAGTTGCTTGGCAAGCTTGCTTCGCGTGTGATCGAAACGGGCGAACCGTTCTGGTTTAACGGCCAGACTGAAGATCTTTCACCGCAGCTCGAAACGGCCGTTCATAACTACGTCGACGAATCACATACCAAAACGATCGCCGTCATTCCGCTGCGACGTCCGGAGCATGCCACCGACAACCTGAAGCGTGAAGACGAAGAACTCGAACGCCAGTTCCAGGGCGAGATCCTGGGTGCCCTGGTGGTCGAGCAGATCGAAGACAGCTCGCAGCAGGAAGAATTCTCGAAAGGGGTCGAGCTGATCTCGGAGCACAGCAGCCGAGCACTCGCCAACGCGATTGATTACAACTCGATTCCCCTTACGCCGGTCTGGCGTCTGCTGGGTCGCTCGAAGGTCTTAGTGACCGCACGCAATCTGCCCAAGACCGTGTTGGTGATTGCTGCGATTGCCGCGGTGATTGCGGCTCTGTTTTTGATTCCGGCACCATTCAAAGTATCGGGTGCGGCAACGCTGACACCTGTCGTGCAACGCGACGTCTTCGTCAATGTCGAAGGTGAAGTGATTGAAGTACCGGTCGACCACGGCGACCATGTTGCTCAAGGACAACTCGTCGCGCGACTTCGTAACACCGAACTGGAACGTCAGTACAAGCAGTTGATCGGCGATCGTGAAAAGACCGCTTCGACGCTCCAGGCTCTGGAGTTCCGCAAGCGTCGTCCCGAAACGATGCGCAATGCAGCCGACGCCACGCAGTTGACCATCGATCTGGGGCAGGCTCGCCAGAAGTACGACAACCTGAACGATCAGGTCTTGCTGCTGGAAGAGAAGATGAAGCGTCTGGAAGTGCTCAGCCCGATCGAAGGTGAAGTGGTGACCTGGGACGTTCGCGATAACTTGATGCAGCGACCGGTTCAGCCTGGTCAGGTGATGATGACCGTCATCGACCCGACGCAGGAATGGATTCTCGAAATTCGCATGCCCGAGAAACGGATCCAGCACATTCAGTATGCCTTGGAGCATCAGCCGGATTCCGAACAGTTGGAAGTGACGTACATCATGGCCAGCGATCCTGGTCGTCAGTTGACCGGTCACGTCACCGAGATTCAGCGATTGGCCCAGCCCGACCAAGCCGAAGGGCAGATCGTGAAGCTGAAGGTGGCGATCGACAAGCAAGACATTCATCACCTGCGAGCCGGGGCGACAGCCACGGCCAAGGTTCACTGTGGCACGGCTCCGCTGGGCTACACATGGTTCCATGAACTGTTCGAGTTTGTTGAATCTCGCGTCCTGTTCTAA
- a CDS encoding preprotein translocase subunit SecA — protein sequence METEQQTLDPPETSTQESPQPPKRGAPRTFRTDSLRSICSQVTRSGLARYISKLPLIDKFEAELKDLSDRDLRKYSLGLRHRAKSGESLAKLLPEAFALVRIAGARTMNMRHYEVQLIGGMIMFDGSIAEMETGEGKTLTATLPTYLYALPGKGVHVATVNDYLAARDAELMMPVYKMLGMSVGIIESQMSSDERRKAYQCDITYGTSKEFGFDFLRDRLLIRQTREQGLGVLGPLLAGKSQKNEEPVQREHFFALVDEADSVLIDDARTPLVISSIPGEAEKVAVACHQWAALAEREFEEDRHYEYEHDRKAVELNVSGRMLVRQIPKPKLLDTVGLVDLYDYVERAIKVKRDFHSGQHYVIRDGEVVIVDESTGRIAEGRKWSYGIHQAIEAKEGVEVTVATGQAARITVQDLFLRYRHLGGMTGTAASSKGEFKKIYKLNVIKCPTNRIPQRKLLADRVFGNGEAKWAAIVEEIREVHTKGRPVLVGTRTIEKSEHLSKLLAEAGIEHEVLNAHQVAVEAEIVSRAGQPGKVTVATNMAGRGTDIKLGEGVHELGGLHVICTELHDSARIDRQLVGRCGRQGDPGSTRQFMALDDDCLLVGFGPKRYKKMVEYGKNRQGELPAYAGLFRKAQRKIERKHFGDRKVLLYHEKQRKKMHREMGQDPYLDSPD from the coding sequence TTGGAAACTGAGCAGCAGACTTTGGATCCCCCCGAAACCTCGACGCAGGAATCGCCGCAGCCTCCTAAACGGGGGGCGCCACGGACATTCCGGACTGACTCGCTTCGGTCGATCTGTTCTCAGGTCACCCGCAGCGGATTGGCTCGCTATATCTCGAAGTTGCCGCTAATCGATAAATTCGAGGCCGAGCTCAAAGATCTTTCCGATCGCGATCTGCGCAAATACAGCCTTGGTTTGCGGCATCGGGCCAAAAGTGGTGAGTCTTTGGCCAAGCTTCTGCCCGAAGCGTTCGCCTTGGTACGAATCGCCGGTGCCCGCACGATGAACATGCGCCATTACGAGGTGCAGTTGATCGGTGGCATGATCATGTTTGATGGCTCGATCGCGGAAATGGAGACCGGGGAAGGTAAGACGCTGACCGCCACCCTTCCCACCTATCTTTATGCACTGCCAGGCAAAGGGGTGCATGTTGCCACGGTGAACGACTATCTGGCGGCTCGTGATGCCGAGCTGATGATGCCGGTCTATAAGATGCTGGGGATGTCGGTCGGGATCATCGAATCCCAAATGTCTTCTGACGAACGGCGAAAAGCTTACCAATGCGACATCACCTATGGGACATCGAAAGAATTTGGCTTCGACTTCCTCCGCGATCGCCTTCTGATTCGCCAGACGCGTGAACAAGGTCTCGGCGTTCTCGGGCCGCTGCTAGCAGGAAAGTCGCAAAAGAACGAAGAGCCAGTCCAACGCGAACACTTCTTTGCCCTGGTCGACGAAGCGGACAGTGTGTTGATCGACGACGCTCGTACACCGCTGGTGATCAGTTCGATCCCTGGTGAAGCGGAAAAGGTGGCCGTGGCATGTCACCAGTGGGCGGCTCTCGCCGAACGCGAATTCGAAGAAGACCGACATTATGAATATGAACACGACCGAAAGGCTGTCGAGCTGAACGTTTCCGGCCGTATGCTGGTCCGACAGATTCCGAAGCCGAAACTGCTCGATACGGTTGGCCTGGTCGACTTGTACGACTACGTCGAACGAGCGATCAAAGTGAAACGTGACTTCCATTCCGGACAGCACTACGTGATTCGCGATGGCGAAGTCGTGATTGTCGACGAATCGACCGGCCGTATCGCGGAAGGTCGTAAGTGGAGCTACGGCATTCACCAGGCAATCGAGGCGAAAGAGGGAGTCGAAGTCACGGTGGCGACTGGCCAGGCAGCCCGAATCACAGTGCAGGACCTCTTTCTCCGTTATCGGCACCTGGGCGGAATGACCGGCACCGCGGCGAGTTCCAAAGGGGAGTTCAAGAAGATCTATAAGCTGAACGTGATCAAGTGCCCGACCAACCGAATTCCTCAGCGGAAGCTGCTGGCAGATCGCGTATTCGGCAATGGTGAAGCGAAGTGGGCGGCGATTGTTGAAGAGATTCGCGAAGTGCATACGAAAGGACGCCCTGTCCTGGTCGGTACCCGCACGATCGAAAAGAGCGAACACCTTTCCAAACTGCTCGCTGAAGCTGGGATCGAGCACGAAGTGCTCAACGCGCATCAGGTTGCCGTCGAAGCAGAAATCGTGTCGCGAGCAGGCCAGCCTGGCAAAGTAACTGTGGCCACGAACATGGCTGGCCGTGGTACCGACATCAAGCTGGGGGAAGGTGTCCACGAGCTAGGTGGGCTGCATGTCATTTGCACCGAACTCCACGACTCGGCCCGAATCGATCGACAGTTGGTCGGTCGTTGCGGTCGTCAGGGGGACCCAGGCAGCACACGGCAGTTCATGGCGTTGGACGACGATTGTTTGCTGGTCGGATTCGGACCGAAGCGCTACAAAAAAATGGTCGAGTATGGGAAAAATCGGCAGGGCGAGCTCCCTGCCTATGCGGGTTTGTTCCGCAAGGCCCAGCGCAAGATCGAACGGAAACACTTCGGTGATCGTAAAGTGCTGCTTTATCACGAGAAGCAGCGAAAGAAAATGCATCGAGAAATGGGGCAAGATCCTTATCTGGATTCGCCAGATTAG
- a CDS encoding BBP7 family outer membrane beta-barrel protein: MQQPGMMPPGMQAGYAPPAMMGAPGAMPYAQMAAAPGGGTMTPGMQYAGMDPASMYEPAGDYVQYENVAGMPCEDCGDGCALPPRAYGTFDAMMVWRKGGNYPAILTTSDPADLGVLGQPSTQVLFGAGNETDGPSIGGRITLGLWLDDYQNWSVGGRFMALEEQSLGYTATSAQYPTLAYPFFNTNTMMQDSNLVALPTSPNFANSTVNIENRNSIYMGDFFVTKHIYTNHGNRWDFVTGYSYAKIEDNLYNNASFEVVAAGGSGFTNGDIVAYNDAFEATNEFHGGQFGLIAEFQDGPLSWRAMGKISVGNMRQEATINGSRTINGTPVAGGGVYALPSNIGSYDRDQFAYIPEANVEMLYALNCNLDFKIGATFIYFSDVVTGGTMINTNIDPSFGGTDPTFQFLEQEYWVLGMTLGVDYHY; this comes from the coding sequence ATGCAACAACCAGGAATGATGCCACCCGGCATGCAGGCTGGTTACGCTCCACCGGCGATGATGGGTGCACCGGGTGCCATGCCTTACGCTCAGATGGCTGCTGCCCCGGGTGGCGGAACCATGACGCCAGGCATGCAGTACGCGGGCATGGATCCTGCCTCGATGTACGAGCCTGCTGGCGATTACGTTCAGTATGAAAACGTTGCCGGCATGCCGTGCGAAGATTGCGGAGACGGTTGTGCTCTGCCGCCGCGAGCTTACGGTACCTTCGACGCGATGATGGTCTGGCGTAAGGGTGGCAACTACCCAGCGATCCTGACTACCAGCGATCCGGCCGACCTCGGCGTTCTGGGGCAGCCTTCGACCCAGGTCCTGTTTGGTGCCGGCAATGAAACCGATGGCCCAAGCATCGGCGGTCGTATTACGCTCGGCTTGTGGCTCGATGACTACCAGAACTGGAGCGTCGGTGGCCGTTTCATGGCATTGGAAGAACAGAGTCTTGGCTACACTGCCACTTCGGCTCAGTACCCAACGCTGGCCTACCCATTCTTCAACACCAACACGATGATGCAGGACTCGAATCTGGTGGCTTTGCCAACCAGCCCGAACTTTGCCAACAGCACGGTGAACATCGAGAACCGCAACTCGATTTACATGGGCGACTTCTTCGTCACCAAGCACATCTATACCAACCACGGCAATCGCTGGGACTTCGTCACTGGTTATAGCTACGCCAAGATCGAAGACAACTTGTACAACAACGCTTCGTTCGAGGTTGTCGCGGCTGGCGGTTCCGGTTTCACCAACGGCGATATCGTTGCCTATAACGATGCGTTTGAAGCAACCAACGAGTTCCACGGTGGTCAGTTCGGCTTGATTGCTGAATTCCAGGACGGCCCGCTGAGCTGGCGAGCCATGGGTAAGATCAGCGTCGGTAACATGCGTCAGGAAGCGACCATCAATGGCTCGCGTACCATCAACGGCACCCCGGTCGCCGGTGGTGGTGTCTACGCTTTGCCGTCGAACATTGGCTCGTACGATCGCGACCAGTTCGCTTACATCCCAGAAGCCAACGTCGAAATGCTGTACGCTTTGAATTGCAACCTCGACTTCAAGATCGGTGCGACCTTCATCTACTTCAGCGACGTGGTCACTGGCGGCACGATGATCAACACCAACATCGATCCAAGCTTCGGTGGCACCGACCCAACCTTCCAGTTCCTCGAACAGGAATACTGGGTTCTCGGCATGACCCTCGGTGTTGACTACCACTACTAG
- a CDS encoding SdrD B-like domain-containing protein → MESLEQRSMLAGNVVHNEYFPNDVNGDGMLNDLDLEIMVSEMKAARSASQSGSGASLEGEQSLFLDVNNDGRLTNEDLISTVNALSLEGEAAPANFKINYDVEIETTSSTTGEGGTGTIKVGDTFTLNIYVEDLSTVSDVDNSPNLTGILQAFVDIRMYEGGTTNLDTSSFIIADPTTDIQFGPTFDDVAASVPSNVTPWGARVPGTDNQFVEAGVLKWIGGFDTGAVPTSGPILLASITFQAVKETSASGIDFTIDVRPYELGNDVSQEEVAFNQTTRDGQMVSDDQNLNATLLVGANTGGQTGEVVNFDGGSVRLVIEEADPINGANFDYYEVEQNYGDDDTSDLPPVVEISGVKYYVLDVLANDLDGAGNSVDYFTIDPSTLTQPDQGTVQIYTRSDINNDEITPTGITSSQVILYEVPPGVGDVTTSFSYSIIDDPMATNPIVEDTAEVAIFIEAIEFAPEATDIPLVVIPSDPNGPISDNVLNYVSDADTPNSELIVEFFDENGDTLEASDLQGTFTPVDDGNGGFTGEFTYESDVPGLFERVLYRVTDPEGNTDEAFIEFETLLDSLITGVVYFDPNNNGIVDDNAGTTGIPELRIGGVLVQLVDGAGNPVLDPTTNLPFEVRTNANGEYSFAGIDAGTYGVVIVDPPFTRKGITSSGGFTANGSQINDIVIGSGDAAKATGLNFGYKGRDYNYIGYGDTVASSVDDSIVLAFSKSNGVATLEWYMVDQGWDRLVQIRQDYAYLNLANHSAQIAFEVNTSNEDLNALVVQGFSRSTSGYTVIAETADGIIIRINGSGGTVMTNLAAVDAAFADL, encoded by the coding sequence ATGGAATCCTTGGAACAGCGCTCGATGCTGGCCGGGAATGTGGTCCATAACGAATACTTCCCGAACGACGTGAACGGCGACGGGATGTTGAATGACCTCGATCTCGAGATCATGGTCAGCGAAATGAAGGCAGCCCGCTCCGCCTCGCAGTCGGGTTCGGGTGCCTCTCTGGAAGGGGAGCAGAGTCTGTTCCTCGACGTCAACAACGACGGTCGCTTGACCAACGAAGACTTGATCTCGACAGTCAACGCTCTCTCGCTAGAGGGGGAAGCTGCTCCGGCAAACTTCAAGATCAACTATGATGTTGAAATTGAAACCACGTCTTCGACGACCGGTGAAGGCGGCACAGGCACGATCAAGGTTGGCGACACTTTCACGCTGAACATCTACGTCGAAGACCTTTCGACGGTCAGCGATGTCGACAACTCGCCCAACCTGACCGGTATCTTGCAGGCTTTCGTCGACATTCGGATGTACGAAGGTGGAACGACTAATCTGGACACTAGCTCGTTCATCATCGCCGATCCGACGACCGATATTCAATTCGGTCCAACGTTCGACGATGTCGCCGCTTCGGTGCCAAGCAACGTCACCCCGTGGGGAGCTCGCGTACCGGGAACGGACAACCAGTTTGTTGAAGCTGGTGTGCTGAAGTGGATTGGTGGCTTCGACACCGGTGCCGTTCCGACTTCGGGCCCAATCTTGTTGGCCAGCATTACCTTCCAGGCCGTGAAAGAAACGTCGGCTTCTGGTATCGACTTCACTATCGACGTTCGTCCTTACGAACTGGGCAACGATGTCAGCCAGGAAGAAGTTGCGTTCAACCAAACGACGCGTGATGGCCAAATGGTGAGCGACGATCAGAACCTGAATGCCACGTTGCTGGTGGGGGCCAACACGGGTGGCCAGACCGGGGAAGTGGTGAACTTCGACGGTGGTTCGGTTCGCCTGGTGATTGAAGAAGCCGATCCAATCAACGGTGCTAACTTCGACTACTACGAAGTCGAGCAGAACTATGGTGACGACGACACCTCGGATCTGCCACCAGTTGTCGAAATCAGCGGAGTGAAGTACTACGTCCTCGATGTGCTGGCCAACGATCTTGATGGTGCCGGCAACTCGGTCGACTACTTCACCATCGATCCATCGACGTTGACTCAGCCAGATCAAGGTACGGTTCAGATCTACACCCGTTCCGACATCAACAACGACGAAATCACTCCGACCGGCATCACTTCGAGCCAGGTCATTTTGTATGAAGTCCCGCCGGGTGTGGGGGATGTGACCACGTCGTTCAGCTATTCGATCATCGACGATCCAATGGCGACCAACCCGATTGTCGAAGACACCGCGGAAGTTGCGATCTTCATTGAAGCAATTGAGTTTGCACCGGAAGCCACCGACATTCCACTGGTCGTGATTCCATCCGATCCAAATGGTCCGATTTCGGACAACGTACTCAACTACGTGAGCGACGCTGACACGCCGAATTCGGAACTGATCGTCGAATTCTTCGACGAAAATGGTGACACGCTGGAAGCCAGCGACCTGCAGGGTACCTTCACCCCGGTCGACGATGGCAACGGCGGATTCACCGGTGAATTCACCTACGAATCGGACGTTCCCGGCTTGTTCGAGCGAGTGCTCTATCGCGTGACCGATCCTGAAGGTAACACGGACGAAGCGTTCATCGAGTTCGAGACCTTGCTCGATAGCTTGATCACGGGTGTCGTTTACTTCGATCCGAATAACAACGGTATCGTTGACGACAACGCCGGTACGACTGGCATTCCTGAACTGCGAATCGGCGGCGTGCTGGTTCAGTTGGTAGACGGAGCTGGTAACCCGGTTCTGGACCCAACGACCAACTTGCCATTTGAGGTTCGCACCAACGCGAACGGTGAATACAGCTTCGCTGGTATCGACGCAGGCACCTATGGTGTTGTGATTGTCGACCCACCGTTCACCCGCAAGGGAATCACCTCGTCGGGCGGCTTCACTGCCAACGGTAGCCAGATCAACGACATCGTCATTGGATCGGGCGACGCCGCCAAGGCAACCGGCTTGAACTTCGGTTACAAGGGCCGCGACTACAACTACATCGGCTACGGTGACACAGTCGCTTCGAGCGTCGACGACAGCATCGTCTTGGCGTTCTCGAAGAGCAACGGCGTTGCCACGCTCGAATGGTACATGGTCGATCAAGGCTGGGATCGCCTGGTTCAGATCCGACAGGATTACGCCTATTTGAACCTGGCTAATCATTCGGCTCAGATCGCCTTCGAGGTCAATACCAGCAACGAAGACCTGAACGCCCTGGTGGTTCAAGGCTTCTCGCGATCGACTTCCGGCTACACCGTGATTGCTGAAACGGCTGACGGCATCATCATCCGTATTAACGGATCGGGCGGCACGGTTATGACGAACCTGGCTGCTGTCGACGCTGCGTTTGCTGACCTGTAA